GGGATCGAGCCAGACACCGAGCCGTAATGCGGCGACCGGCGTCGTGCCGAGGAAGACGTACTCGGCGCCCAGATGGAGCTCCACGTCATCCTCGAGCACGACGTTGTCCGTACCGAACTCGACCTGGTCGACGCTGTCGAGAATGGTCGAGTACTCGACCCGATCCCACTCGAAAGCGAGAGTCAGACGCTCGTAGGGACGAAAAGAGAAGCCCAGTCCGTAGACGTCCGGAAAGGCGATCGGTGAGGTCGCCTGGTCGAGCAGCGCCCCGGGCGTGAGGCCGAAGAAGTCGCCACTCGGCCCGACGACGGCCTCGCCATCGAGTGTTAAGGCGGGCCCCTGACGGTAGAAGCCCCCCACTCGCCAGCGGGGCGAGAGCGCCGACAGGAAGCCGCCGGTGAAGCCCACGTCGGTGTCGTCGATGAGAATCGTGGTCTGGAGAGCCTGCCTCTCGGGTCGATACGAGGTCGGAGCAAAGGCCCCCAACACAGGGTCCACGTCGGGCAGAAACGGCTCGCCGGTGATCTCCGAAGCACTATCGAAGTAGACCAGCGACAACCCGAAGCTCAGCTTGTCGCTGACGCGATAGGCGCCGGACAGACCATAGCTCACGATCTCGAGGTCGGTTCGCGTCCGCACCTCGATGTGCCGTATCTGGCAACAGGTAGTGCCGCCGGAGAAGATCCCGTTCGTCTGGGTCCCCGATTCGAAGTCGGCGAGTTGGTGACGGTAGAAGGCGATCGACCCGTCGCCCCTCGGATAGACGAATGCGACGAAGGAGACGCCGCTGAGGTCGGCCGAGGAGGTCCCTTGTTGCAATCCGGCTATGACATCGACGCCGTAGCCACTCGGCTCGTTTTCGAGGCGCCCGCGGTTTGTGAACGGTGTCGAATAGCTTCTCGAGCGTCCCTCGAGCGACACTTCGGGCTCTGCGATCAGGACCAGGCCGGCCGGGTTGGCAAAGGCCGCCGTAGCGTCATCGGCCAGGGCAACGAAGGCCCCGCCAAAACCCAAGCTGCGCGCGCCCGGGTTCGAGAAGCTGAACTGCAGCAACGGCGGACCGACGAGTCCCGAGGGCACATCCTGCCCGAGAACGACGCCCGCCGTAAAGAGAGCGAGGACCACTGGCAACGAGGCCCGGACGGCTCGAGACATGATCGGTTTCCTTGCCTGCCGATCCTGCCAAAGGGGAGCACCGGCCGCACCACCCTCTGAGGTAGTTGTCGCAGCGGGCGGGCGTTGCGCCACCGGTCAAGGCGACTGTAGAAGGGCCAGCGAAAGGACCAGGACAAGGAAAACCAGGTGATAGACGAGCAGACCCCGAGCGAGCCTGGTCTGCTCTTTGACACCTTCTCTTCCTGAAGCGAGGCGCTGAGCGCCAGGGATGACCCTGGCGACCGCCAGGACCGCGATCGCTGCGAAGATGACCAGCGAAGCGTAGCCGACCCGGGCGGATGTAAGGCCGAAGACCACTTCGGCGACGATGCAGGTGAGCGCGGCGGTCATGACGAAGATCAGCAGCCAGGGGTTCTTGGTGACGTGGCGATAGTAGGTCGTGATGGGGGCGAGGGCGCTTGCGGGCAGGGTGTCGCGGGTCCTGTGGAGCAGGACGGAGACGTCGAAGACCAGATCGATGTAGATGATCGCGATACAGAAGCCGAGGCAGAAGAACAGGACGTGAAGCATGAACGTGCTCTCCGATTCAAGCCGTCGGCTCAAAAGCGAGTTCCGACGCTTGGCCGCCGTGTCGGCAGGAACCGATCTCTTATCCGGCAGCCCCCTAGAACGAGAAGGTTACGTGTGCCAGGGCCCGGCGTTCGAGGAGGTCGCCACCGAAAAACTCGAAGTGCGATTCATCGAAGACATTGCTGACGTCGAGACCCAGGCTCCAGCTATCGTCGAAGCGATGGTTGACGGTGAGATCGGCGACCTGGTACGAGGGCACTCGCGAGCGGTAGAAGCCCGCGCTCCAGTCGAAGCTCTCCGACCATCGGTATCTGAGGGCCGCGTCGAAGCGGTCGCCGACGTAGGTAACGCTCAAATTGGCCTTGTTCTTGGCTGTGTTTGGGAGGGCCGGATCCTCTGGGATGCGGTCCTTGACGTCGAAGTCGTAGTAGGCGTAACCGAGGTCGAGCGTCCAGGTGGTTGCGAGGGGGTGGGTGAGGGCGAGCTCGAAGCCCCGGGTGTCGACGCGGCCGAAGTTGATGGCCGAGAGCAGGGCGAAGAGCGGCTCGCCGTCGGCACCGGTGGAGAGGATAGCGAAGAGCTCGGGCGGCAGGTTGGCTTGCAGTGTACCGAGCAGCGCCGCGGCCAAAGGGGGCGGCAGGGCGGCGGGGGGTTGGTAGGCGGGATAGTTGTCGTGGATCCGCCCACCCAGGCCGGGGTTGAAGAAGGAGATGAAGTCGCTGATGAAGTTCTCGACCTGGTTGTTGAAGTAGTCGAGGGTGAGAAAGGTGCGCTTGCCGATGACCGCGTTGTAGCCGAGCTCGAAGGACCGGATCTCCTCGACTTCCAGGTCCTCGTTGCCGAGGGAGCGGATCTGAACCGGCTGATCGAACCCACACGCAACACCGCCCATGGCGCAGATGCCTTCGAGAGGCTGTAACGGCACCGGGGGCAGTACCGGCAGATAGAGGAAGAGGTTGACGTAGCTCGGGGTCAGAAAGGCCTCGCTGAAGGAGGCCCGGAGGGTCTGATCCGGTCGCAGGGCGTAGACCAGCGAGCCCCGGGGCGAGAACTGCGAGTCATGGAGCGAGGTGTCGTCCCAGCGCGCGGCGAAAACGCCCTTGAGCTTGTCCGTGATGTCGTACTCGATCTGCCCGAAGACCGCCTGGAAATCCTCGTCCCGTTTGCGGAAGGTCACGGTCTGAACGCCGCTGGGGCCGGCCGAGTCGAGGGTCTCCTCCATCGCCGAGACGCCGCCGACGACGAAGCCCCTGCCGCCCGCAAAGGAGCTGTTGCCCTGCAACTCCAGACTGACGCGATCGGAGTCGGTGTAGAAGGGATAATCGATGTTGAGAAAGGTCTGACCGTTGCCTTCCCTCCCCGTGTAGTAGCCGAGGACATTCCAGTGCAGACTGTTGAAGTTGACCCTCGTCCAGGGGCGCACCACGTCGGTTAGCTGCAGGCGGCCGAACTCGGTCACCTGAACCGGACCCTCGAAGTCGCTGGTGCCGGCCTCGACAACAAGGGTCTTGTCGCCGCCCAGGGTTCTGTCGAGGCGCAGGCTGCCGTAGAAGATCTTGTCCTCCTGGAGCACTGGCGGTACGGCCTCCAGCGGCAGGCAGTCGAACTGTCCC
This window of the bacterium genome carries:
- a CDS encoding TonB-dependent receptor yields the protein MNLKRVVYCATVPLLLAIPPAFADRGGATIEGRVLQLDGAPVGGVDVLLVETGAGRITDVDGSFAFSNLDTGDYSLELTLGRNTRSLAPLAVTAGATTRLEETVDWALTFGDAVTVFSASRRRERIFEAPASVVSLPEPEIEREAASGQLPKLLEFTPGTEIAQGGLYEFNLNVRGFNDPFNRRLLTLIDGRDVSLPSLGSQEWPAISFPLDDLAGVELVRGPGSALYGADAFNGALNLTTKAPRYSQGGKVRLTAGELDTRKLDLRYATGLSDHWYLKAVGGYTESDDFFRSRVAAVEYSVPCTQPGQFDCLPLEAVPPVLQEDKIFYGSLRLDRTLGGDKTLVVEAGTSDFEGPVQVTEFGRLQLTDVVRPWTRVNFNSLHWNVLGYYTGREGNGQTFLNIDYPFYTDSDRVSLELQGNSSFAGGRGFVVGGVSAMEETLDSAGPSGVQTVTFRKRDEDFQAVFGQIEYDITDKLKGVFAARWDDTSLHDSQFSPRGSLVYALRPDQTLRASFSEAFLTPSYVNLFLYLPVLPPVPLQPLEGICAMGGVACGFDQPVQIRSLGNEDLEVEEIRSFELGYNAVIGKRTFLTLDYFNNQVENFISDFISFFNPGLGGRIHDNYPAYQPPAALPPPLAAALLGTLQANLPPELFAILSTGADGEPLFALLSAINFGRVDTRGFELALTHPLATTWTLDLGYAYYDFDVKDRIPEDPALPNTAKNKANLSVTYVGDRFDAALRYRWSESFDWSAGFYRSRVPSYQVADLTVNHRFDDSWSLGLDVSNVFDESHFEFFGGDLLERRALAHVTFSF